A region from the Chroogloeocystis siderophila 5.2 s.c.1 genome encodes:
- the purL gene encoding phosphoribosylformylglycinamidine synthase subunit PurL — protein MSVLSSAPFSLEEIANEGLKPEEYEEIVRRLGRHPNKAELGMFGVMWSEHCCYKNSRSLLKQFPTTGSRILVGPGENAGVVDLGDGLQLAFKIESHNHPSAVEPFQGAATGVGGILRDIFTMGARPIALLNSLRFGSLEDAKTRRLFTGVVAGISHYGNCVGVPTVGGEVYFDSAYSGNPLVNVMALGLMETEEIVKSGASGLGNPVLYVGSTTGRDGMGGASFASAELSDESEKDRPAVQVGDPFLEKSLIEACLEAFKTGAVVAAQDMGAAGITCSTSEMAAKGKVGIELDLDKIPVRETGMVPYEYLLSESQERMLFVAQKGREQEVIAIFHRWGLHAVVAGTVISEPIVRILFQGKVAAEIPATALAENTPIYDRQLLSEPPAYARQAWEWTSDRLPPCSASGMEIQDNHSWSEILLTLLDTPTIASKRWVYRQYDYQVQNNTVLLPGGADAAVVRLRPQKQSAPSNSAVAATVDCNPRYVYLNPYEGAKAVVAEAARNLSCVGAEPLAVTDNLNFGSPEKPVGYWQLAEACRGLADACREFQTPVTGGNVSLYNETLDSSGNPQPIYPTPVVGMVGLIPDLTQICTQGWKTPGDIIYLLGSSLKSHITLGGSEYLATIHDMVAGLPPQVDFDLERQVQAACREGIRQGWINSAHDCAEGGIAIALAESCIGGNLGANITLIPDTDLRWDEILFGEGGARILVSVSPEQQTQWESYLQQHSAAHWQKIGLVESDTFLRISTSDQLLIEVTIELMRDRYCNAIPRRLDV, from the coding sequence ATGTCCGTCCTCTCTTCTGCACCTTTTTCGCTTGAAGAAATTGCAAACGAAGGTTTAAAACCTGAAGAATACGAAGAAATTGTGCGGCGACTAGGACGCCATCCAAACAAAGCTGAGTTAGGGATGTTTGGCGTCATGTGGTCAGAACATTGTTGCTATAAAAATTCGCGATCGCTCCTTAAACAGTTTCCCACAACAGGCTCGCGTATTCTCGTTGGACCTGGAGAAAATGCGGGTGTCGTAGATTTGGGTGACGGACTGCAACTTGCTTTCAAAATTGAATCGCACAATCACCCTTCAGCGGTTGAACCATTTCAAGGAGCGGCGACAGGCGTTGGCGGTATTCTCCGTGATATTTTTACAATGGGGGCACGTCCGATTGCCTTACTCAACTCGCTGCGGTTTGGTTCGCTAGAAGACGCCAAAACACGACGTTTATTTACCGGTGTTGTCGCAGGTATCAGCCACTATGGTAATTGCGTAGGTGTTCCCACAGTTGGCGGCGAAGTTTATTTCGATTCTGCATACTCAGGAAATCCGTTAGTTAACGTGATGGCATTAGGATTAATGGAAACTGAGGAAATCGTCAAGTCTGGTGCTTCAGGATTAGGAAATCCAGTGCTGTATGTCGGTTCTACCACAGGACGCGATGGAATGGGCGGTGCAAGTTTTGCAAGTGCAGAACTTAGTGATGAATCTGAAAAAGATCGTCCCGCAGTACAAGTCGGCGATCCTTTTCTAGAAAAATCTTTGATTGAAGCTTGTCTAGAAGCGTTTAAAACAGGTGCAGTTGTCGCCGCACAAGATATGGGCGCAGCAGGTATTACCTGTTCAACATCAGAAATGGCGGCGAAAGGTAAAGTCGGAATTGAACTTGATTTAGATAAAATTCCGGTACGCGAAACGGGGATGGTTCCTTATGAATATCTACTTTCCGAATCGCAAGAAAGAATGCTATTTGTTGCCCAAAAAGGTAGAGAACAAGAAGTAATTGCTATTTTTCACCGTTGGGGACTGCACGCGGTCGTTGCTGGTACAGTGATTAGCGAACCGATTGTCCGCATTCTCTTTCAAGGTAAAGTCGCCGCAGAAATTCCCGCAACGGCTTTAGCCGAAAATACACCGATTTATGACCGCCAATTACTCAGCGAACCCCCCGCTTACGCGCGTCAAGCTTGGGAATGGACAAGCGATCGCCTCCCGCCATGCAGTGCATCTGGTATGGAAATCCAAGACAATCACTCTTGGAGTGAGATTCTACTCACCTTATTAGATACACCCACAATTGCCTCGAAACGCTGGGTATATCGCCAGTACGATTATCAAGTCCAAAATAATACTGTACTTCTTCCTGGGGGTGCAGATGCAGCAGTTGTCCGCTTACGCCCTCAAAAACAATCTGCGCCTTCAAACTCAGCAGTCGCCGCTACAGTCGATTGTAACCCGCGTTATGTGTATCTCAATCCTTATGAAGGAGCAAAAGCCGTTGTTGCTGAAGCCGCGCGAAATCTTAGCTGTGTTGGGGCAGAACCTTTAGCCGTCACAGATAATTTAAACTTTGGTAGTCCAGAAAAACCTGTAGGTTATTGGCAATTAGCAGAAGCTTGTCGTGGTTTAGCAGACGCTTGCCGAGAATTTCAAACACCTGTTACAGGTGGTAATGTATCGCTTTACAATGAAACACTGGATTCTTCTGGTAATCCACAACCAATTTATCCGACTCCTGTCGTGGGGATGGTAGGGCTAATTCCTGATTTAACGCAAATTTGCACTCAAGGGTGGAAAACACCAGGCGATATTATTTATCTTCTCGGCTCATCCTTAAAATCGCACATTACTTTGGGTGGTTCTGAGTATCTTGCCACAATTCACGATATGGTTGCTGGATTACCGCCGCAAGTTGATTTTGATTTAGAACGTCAGGTACAAGCAGCTTGTCGCGAAGGAATTCGTCAAGGTTGGATCAATTCGGCGCATGATTGTGCAGAAGGTGGAATTGCGATCGCCCTCGCTGAATCTTGTATCGGTGGTAACTTAGGCGCAAACATTACACTTATCCCCGACACGGATTTGCGCTGGGATGAAATTCTTTTTGGCGAAGGTGGTGCAAGAATTCTTGTTTCTGTCTCGCCAGAACAACAAACGCAGTGGGAATCTTATTTACAACAGCACTCGGCTGCGCATTGGCAAAAAATTGGCTTGGTCGAATCCGACACATTCTTACGAATTTCTACGTCCGATCAGCTATTAATCGAAGTTACAATCGAATTGATGCGCGATCGCTACTGCAATGCAATTCCCAGACGTCTAGATGTCTAG
- a CDS encoding ABC transporter permease subunit (The N-terminal region of this protein, as described by TIGR01726, is a three transmembrane segment that identifies a subfamily of ABC transporter permease subunits, which specificities that include histidine, arginine, glutamine, glutamate, L-cystine (sic), the opines (in Agrobacterium) octopine and nopaline, etc.), producing the protein MMAGLAKHWLRLSVVVGLCCLLLFAGCQNNSDSPAAGRTLTVAVEGTYPPFEFQSPDGELQGFDVDLMNAIAQEEGFTIRYQNLPFAGMIPALQARTIDAAIAAMTITEERAKTVSFSRPYFKSGLAIATSANNQDITSFESLQNRRIAVQIGTTGALEAAKVPGAQVRSFDDAPTTLRELLNGNVDAVLHDQPVILYAIQTGNVQGVRVVGDLLTEEYFGIPTPKGSPNLALINQGLTTLLENGTYNQIYQKWFGVEPPPLPERLPFQEETATGGAPFIVTAVNVIVRALPSLLRGALITLQLTAFSVVLGMIAGSLIGIIRLSKILPIRWAARAYIDFFRGTPLLVQIFMIYFGIPAIAQELGFTFNLNRLAAAVLALSLNSAAYIAEIVRGGIQSIESGQSEASQSLGMSSVQTMRYIIFPQAFRRMLPALGNEFISLLKDTSLVAVIGFEELFRQGQLIVAENYRSFEIYATVAIIYLCLTLLSSQAFSYFERWMNPAVRSRRKARA; encoded by the coding sequence ATGATGGCGGGATTGGCTAAGCACTGGCTGCGTCTGAGTGTGGTAGTGGGCTTATGTTGTTTACTCTTATTTGCAGGTTGTCAAAATAATTCTGATTCTCCTGCTGCTGGTAGAACCCTCACCGTTGCTGTTGAAGGAACATATCCGCCATTTGAGTTTCAGTCACCCGATGGCGAGTTGCAAGGCTTTGATGTTGACTTGATGAATGCGATCGCCCAAGAAGAAGGATTTACGATTCGCTATCAAAATTTGCCGTTTGCAGGGATGATTCCTGCACTACAAGCGCGAACAATCGATGCGGCGATTGCGGCGATGACGATTACCGAAGAACGTGCCAAAACCGTTTCTTTCTCGCGTCCTTACTTCAAATCAGGACTGGCGATCGCAACTAGTGCAAACAATCAAGATATTACCAGTTTTGAGTCGCTCCAAAATCGACGCATTGCGGTTCAAATCGGTACAACTGGGGCGCTAGAAGCCGCGAAAGTTCCTGGTGCGCAAGTTCGCAGCTTTGATGACGCGCCGACAACTTTACGCGAATTACTCAATGGCAATGTTGACGCAGTACTCCACGATCAGCCTGTCATCTTATACGCGATTCAAACGGGTAACGTCCAAGGAGTTCGAGTTGTTGGCGATCTCCTGACTGAAGAATATTTTGGCATTCCCACGCCCAAAGGTTCGCCAAACTTAGCCTTAATCAATCAAGGATTAACAACTCTACTCGAAAACGGCACGTATAACCAAATTTATCAAAAATGGTTTGGTGTAGAACCTCCCCCCTTACCTGAAAGACTACCGTTCCAAGAAGAAACCGCCACAGGTGGCGCACCGTTTATCGTCACCGCAGTTAATGTCATTGTTCGCGCATTACCTTCTTTACTTCGTGGTGCTTTAATTACACTGCAACTGACGGCGTTTTCTGTCGTCTTGGGTATGATCGCGGGTTCGCTGATTGGAATTATCCGCCTTTCTAAAATTTTGCCAATTCGTTGGGCTGCTAGAGCATATATCGATTTCTTTCGTGGTACGCCTTTACTCGTACAAATTTTTATGATTTACTTTGGCATACCTGCGATCGCCCAAGAACTCGGTTTTACTTTCAATCTCAATCGTCTCGCCGCCGCTGTACTTGCCTTAAGTCTCAACAGCGCGGCGTATATTGCAGAAATTGTCCGTGGTGGGATTCAATCGATTGAGTCTGGACAATCAGAAGCTTCGCAATCATTGGGGATGAGTTCGGTGCAAACGATGCGTTATATTATCTTTCCCCAAGCTTTCCGCCGGATGTTACCTGCTTTAGGAAATGAGTTTATTAGCTTGCTAAAAGATACAAGTTTGGTTGCGGTAATCGGGTTTGAAGAACTATTCCGCCAAGGTCAACTGATCGTTGCTGAAAACTATCGCTCGTTTGAAATTTACGCCACCGTTGCCATCATTTATCTCTGTCTCACCCTACTATCGTCCCAAGCCTTCAGCTACTTCGAGCGGTGGATGAATCCTGCTGTGCGTTCTCGCCGCAAAGCTCGCGCCTAA
- a CDS encoding thermonuclease family protein — translation MKLPVRSLLLVCAIILLGLGAWQFLIPHAQYTVLKVSDGDTITVIDTKKAKIHVRFACVDAPEIPHSHQEKYTKNKIARNQFNWGMKAQQRVQQLIDQKGDRVALKITDSDRYGRQIAEVRLADGTLIQEVLAREGLALVYRPYLKNCPSATAVEQAEAKAKSQRTGVWSDARFVEPWQYRSRK, via the coding sequence GTGAAACTACCTGTGCGATCGCTTCTTCTAGTGTGCGCGATTATTCTCTTAGGATTGGGTGCGTGGCAATTTCTAATTCCACACGCACAATACACTGTACTAAAAGTCAGCGATGGCGATACGATTACGGTGATTGATACCAAAAAAGCTAAAATTCACGTCCGCTTCGCGTGTGTTGATGCTCCAGAAATACCGCATTCTCATCAAGAAAAATACACGAAAAATAAGATTGCGCGTAATCAGTTTAACTGGGGAATGAAAGCGCAACAGCGCGTTCAGCAACTAATCGATCAGAAAGGCGATCGCGTTGCTTTAAAGATTACGGATAGCGATCGCTATGGTCGCCAAATTGCCGAAGTGCGTCTTGCTGATGGCACTTTGATTCAAGAAGTTTTGGCACGTGAAGGACTCGCACTGGTTTACCGTCCTTATCTCAAAAATTGTCCGAGTGCTACTGCTGTTGAACAAGCGGAAGCTAAAGCTAAAAGTCAGCGCACAGGTGTCTGGAGTGATGCACGTTTTGTTGAGCCTTGGCAATACCGAAGCCGAAAGTGA
- a CDS encoding peroxiredoxin → MAVKVGDTAPDFTLPSQTGTSVKLSDLRGKSVVLFFYPKDDTPGCTKESCAFRDQYEVFQNAGAEVIGVSADSPESHQRFAAKYQLPFTLLSDTGNQVRKLYGVPATLGLLPGRVTYVIDPQGVVQHIFNSQFNFQGHVDESLKTLQQIGVRGEG, encoded by the coding sequence ATGGCAGTTAAAGTTGGAGATACCGCTCCTGATTTTACGCTTCCTTCGCAAACAGGTACATCAGTTAAGCTAAGCGATCTTCGTGGCAAATCAGTTGTTTTGTTCTTTTACCCCAAAGATGACACACCAGGATGCACAAAAGAATCATGTGCTTTTCGCGATCAATATGAAGTTTTTCAAAATGCTGGTGCAGAAGTAATTGGCGTTAGCGCTGACTCACCCGAATCACATCAACGATTTGCAGCTAAATATCAATTACCTTTTACGCTTTTAAGTGACACTGGTAATCAAGTACGAAAGCTGTACGGAGTTCCCGCTACACTTGGTTTATTACCAGGAAGAGTAACTTATGTGATCGATCCGCAGGGAGTCGTACAGCATATTTTCAACTCACAGTTTAACTTTCAAGGTCATGTAGACGAATCGTTGAAGACTTTGCAACAAATAGGGGTAAGGGGTGAGGGGTGA
- a CDS encoding rubrerythrin family protein — translation MNFLTLVLHLAGSSAASYVAARQIRDPLTRPNVLAGFQLAESGSVPFLEALSKRAAAEGDAWLAEKLTKHAADETRHGHIFAHALKQLDKQVIDFKNLPKPSDDKPNERRSPFFAAYFEGYSPEQLKPDNIDWKVFMPSTYILELDASKDFARMANVLPEDDATARNLKKGMLSIAQDETGHAAYLYEAMTRRMSVVEVQQLVDEWRTRKVNALLAMVGGLLQRSGQMPSLVQDAAPADVSDELTAA, via the coding sequence ATGAACTTTCTCACACTCGTTCTACACTTAGCTGGTTCTAGTGCTGCATCGTATGTAGCAGCGCGGCAAATTCGCGATCCCTTAACGCGTCCTAATGTATTAGCTGGGTTCCAACTTGCAGAATCAGGTTCAGTTCCATTTTTAGAAGCACTGAGTAAACGCGCAGCAGCAGAAGGCGATGCTTGGCTTGCAGAAAAACTGACAAAACACGCCGCAGATGAAACTCGACACGGTCATATTTTTGCTCATGCCTTAAAACAACTCGACAAACAAGTTATAGACTTCAAAAACCTTCCCAAACCGTCTGATGATAAGCCAAATGAGCGGCGCAGTCCTTTCTTTGCAGCTTACTTTGAGGGATATTCTCCTGAACAGCTTAAACCAGACAATATCGACTGGAAAGTTTTTATGCCTAGCACCTACATTTTAGAGCTAGACGCAAGTAAAGACTTTGCGCGGATGGCAAATGTGTTACCAGAAGATGACGCAACTGCGCGAAACCTCAAAAAAGGAATGCTAAGTATTGCCCAAGATGAAACAGGTCATGCCGCATACTTATATGAAGCAATGACCCGTAGAATGTCAGTTGTTGAAGTACAACAACTCGTTGATGAATGGCGCACTCGTAAGGTTAATGCGTTATTAGCAATGGTTGGTGGTTTGCTACAACGTAGCGGACAAATGCCATCACTTGTACAAGATGCTGCACCCGCAGACGTGTCTGATGAACTAACTGCGGCTTAA
- the lipB gene encoding lipoyl(octanoyl) transferase LipB, whose protein sequence is MLLEKKSLFYTFVVSQSRQCLLYKPGTVPYKTAWEWQRSLLQQRINDFSLADGLILLEHPPVYTLGQGADPNFINFDIDKSIYNVQRVERGGEVTYHCPGQLVGYPILNLQYHRKDLHWYLRQLEEVLIRVLAVYGLHGERFPGLTGVWLEGYKVAAIGIKVSRWVTMHGFALNVCPDMTGFERIVPCGISDKPVGSLSQWIPDITLEQVIPHVTQAFATVFEVEMEEAEVTCLHTLANSH, encoded by the coding sequence ATGTTGCTTGAGAAAAAGTCATTATTTTATACTTTCGTTGTGAGCCAAAGTCGCCAATGTTTGCTATACAAACCAGGAACCGTACCCTATAAAACAGCGTGGGAATGGCAGCGATCGCTTTTGCAACAGCGGATCAATGATTTTTCGCTCGCAGATGGTTTAATTTTGCTCGAACATCCGCCAGTGTATACTTTAGGACAAGGTGCCGACCCCAATTTTATTAACTTTGATATTGACAAAAGTATCTATAATGTGCAACGCGTTGAACGCGGCGGCGAAGTGACGTATCATTGTCCTGGTCAACTCGTTGGCTACCCGATTTTAAATCTGCAATATCATCGCAAAGACTTGCATTGGTATCTGCGCCAGTTAGAAGAAGTCTTAATTCGCGTTTTAGCCGTTTACGGATTGCACGGAGAACGTTTTCCAGGGTTAACAGGCGTTTGGCTAGAAGGTTACAAAGTGGCGGCGATCGGAATTAAAGTGAGTCGTTGGGTGACAATGCACGGCTTTGCCTTAAACGTATGTCCTGATATGACAGGCTTTGAACGCATTGTTCCCTGTGGTATTTCTGATAAACCTGTTGGCAGTCTATCGCAATGGATTCCTGATATTACTTTAGAGCAAGTCATCCCGCACGTTACTCAAGCTTTCGCCACAGTCTTTGAGGTTGAGATGGAAGAAGCTGAAGTAACTTGTTTACATACGCTAGCCAATAGTCATTAA
- a CDS encoding S-layer protein, with the protein MNLRILATTIFLSTASLVTPVKAQTPATAPTVPISNPVANACIQNQAETLPVPFSDVSPDHWAFKAVMTMYYCGAFRQAAPPSLFQQATPTQSQQSNPTEGTIEFTAPVAPNS; encoded by the coding sequence ATGAACCTACGGATTTTAGCAACAACAATATTTTTATCTACCGCAAGCCTTGTTACTCCTGTAAAAGCCCAAACACCAGCAACCGCACCAACTGTACCAATATCTAACCCAGTTGCAAATGCTTGCATTCAAAACCAAGCAGAAACCTTACCCGTACCTTTTAGTGACGTTTCTCCCGATCACTGGGCTTTCAAAGCTGTGATGACGATGTATTATTGTGGTGCCTTCCGTCAGGCTGCACCACCGTCTTTGTTTCAGCAAGCAACACCGACACAAAGTCAGCAGTCTAACCCTACAGAAGGCACCATCGAGTTTACTGCACCAGTTGCACCCAACAGTTAA
- the hpf gene encoding ribosome hibernation-promoting factor, HPF/YfiA family translates to MKLVIHGKNIEITDGIREYVHQKIEKAVNHFQNLTNEVDVHLSVARNPRINDKQAAEVTIYANGSVIRAEESSENLYASIDMVADKIARKLRKYKEKRHDKKTQVPEKTSIAVEPAPVVEDLIGDRTPELPEEVVRTKYFAMPPMTITEALEQLQLVDHDFYMFRNAETGEINVIYERNHGGYGVIQPRNSNGNSKNGNVETTSPAEKAHHY, encoded by the coding sequence ATGAAGCTAGTCATCCACGGCAAAAACATTGAAATTACTGATGGAATTCGCGAATATGTACATCAGAAAATTGAAAAGGCAGTAAATCACTTTCAAAATTTGACGAATGAAGTGGATGTGCATTTATCAGTCGCACGCAATCCGCGAATCAATGATAAGCAAGCCGCAGAAGTAACGATTTACGCCAACGGAAGTGTGATTCGTGCCGAGGAGAGTAGTGAAAACTTATACGCTAGTATCGACATGGTAGCGGATAAAATTGCCCGCAAACTCCGGAAATATAAAGAGAAGCGCCACGATAAGAAAACACAAGTTCCCGAAAAAACGAGTATCGCAGTTGAACCAGCACCGGTGGTCGAAGATCTCATCGGCGATCGCACTCCTGAACTTCCTGAAGAAGTCGTGCGGACAAAATACTTTGCCATGCCACCAATGACAATTACTGAAGCGTTGGAACAGCTACAATTAGTCGATCACGACTTTTATATGTTCCGCAACGCCGAAACCGGAGAAATCAACGTCATCTACGAACGCAACCACGGTGGTTATGGCGTGATTCAACCGCGTAATAGCAATGGTAATAGCAAAAACGGTAACGTTGAAACTACCTCACCAGCAGAAAAAGCACATCATTATTAA
- a CDS encoding tetratricopeptide repeat protein — translation MKKRCTGIIVAGFASVLLTQPSLSREVSVVSAVHSEIQQAEVHNNQGVELAEQGRLAEAITAFNRAISIYPEYEHAHNNLGLALGNQNKFAEAIAAFNRAIEINPRNFETYNNLGIALGSQGKFAEAIAAFNRAIQINPNDPVSRQNLGVALWSQGKISQAVASLQKARELYAMQNNSAGIQEVGVILNQISSPAN, via the coding sequence ATGAAAAAGCGTTGTACTGGAATAATCGTAGCGGGATTTGCAAGTGTTCTTCTGACTCAACCAAGTTTGTCACGAGAAGTATCTGTTGTGTCAGCGGTGCATAGTGAAATACAACAAGCGGAAGTTCACAACAATCAGGGAGTGGAATTAGCTGAACAAGGAAGGTTAGCTGAAGCGATCACCGCGTTTAATCGGGCTATATCGATTTATCCAGAATACGAACACGCGCACAATAACCTTGGGTTAGCGCTAGGTAATCAAAACAAATTTGCTGAGGCGATCGCCGCATTCAATCGGGCGATTGAAATTAATCCGAGGAATTTTGAAACTTACAACAATTTGGGAATTGCACTTGGTAGCCAAGGTAAATTCGCCGAAGCGATCGCGGCTTTCAATCGGGCGATTCAGATTAATCCCAACGATCCGGTTTCGCGACAAAACTTAGGCGTTGCGCTTTGGAGTCAAGGCAAAATTTCGCAAGCGGTGGCGTCGCTACAAAAAGCGAGAGAACTTTACGCGATGCAAAACAACTCCGCAGGTATACAAGAAGTCGGCGTGATTCTCAATCAGATCTCATCACCGGCAAATTAG
- a CDS encoding sulfite exporter TauE/SafE family protein translates to MNATILILAVLIFAAAVLYSSVGHAGSSGYLTIMALMGVTPAVMKPTALTLNILVAAIATVKFYRAGYFSWALFSPLAIASIPCSFIGGYLTLPASIYNPITGGALLVAAYKLFRTHHTTTATSQAIPLLAALLSGTAIGFLSGVTGIGGGIFLSPLLLLMGWADPRQSAGISAAFILVNSIAGLLGHLSHTTLLPKTIIFWAPSAIIGGFIGAEYGSKHKSANLQQLLSILLVIAGLKLLFSW, encoded by the coding sequence GTGAATGCCACAATCTTAATACTTGCTGTTTTAATTTTTGCAGCAGCAGTATTGTATTCCTCTGTGGGTCATGCAGGTTCATCGGGTTATCTGACAATTATGGCATTGATGGGTGTCACGCCAGCGGTGATGAAACCGACGGCTTTGACACTGAATATATTAGTTGCAGCGATCGCGACAGTGAAATTTTATCGTGCGGGATATTTTTCTTGGGCGTTATTTTCGCCACTGGCGATCGCTTCGATACCATGTTCGTTTATCGGTGGGTATCTGACTTTACCTGCGAGTATCTACAATCCGATTACAGGTGGCGCTTTACTCGTTGCAGCTTATAAACTTTTTCGCACGCATCACACAACTACAGCAACATCTCAAGCAATACCGCTACTTGCTGCACTTTTGTCAGGCACAGCGATCGGTTTTTTATCAGGCGTCACGGGTATCGGTGGCGGAATTTTTCTATCTCCGCTACTTTTACTTATGGGCTGGGCAGATCCGCGCCAATCTGCGGGAATCTCCGCTGCATTTATTCTTGTCAATTCAATCGCTGGATTACTCGGACATCTTTCGCACACTACATTATTGCCCAAAACAATTATATTTTGGGCACCATCAGCTATTATTGGTGGTTTTATTGGTGCTGAATATGGTAGTAAGCACAAAAGTGCAAATTTACAACAGCTACTATCGATATTATTAGTTATTGCCGGACTAAAACTGCTGTTTTCGTGGTAG
- a CDS encoding amino acid ABC transporter ATP-binding protein — translation MVNSTAAITFENIEKNFGSLRVLRGISGEIHRGEVVAIIGSSGCGKSTLLRCFNRLEAIDGGRLVVNGMDLSKPKLNYRQLRQLRSQVGMVFQQFNLFPHLSVLENLTIAQRKVLGKSAKESAQLAAFYLEKVGLFDKASAYPEQLSGGQKQRVAIARSLCMNPQVILFDEPTSALDPELVCEVLQVMQQLAADGMTMVVVTHEMQFAREVASRVMFLNQGQVEEQGSAREVLTHPKSDRLRAFLSRLNEGVRS, via the coding sequence ATGGTCAACTCCACCGCTGCAATTACGTTTGAAAATATCGAAAAAAACTTTGGTTCGCTGCGGGTACTGCGCGGAATCAGCGGTGAAATCCATCGTGGTGAGGTTGTGGCAATTATTGGTTCATCGGGCTGTGGTAAAAGTACGCTGTTGCGTTGCTTTAATCGCCTCGAAGCCATTGATGGTGGACGGTTAGTTGTCAACGGGATGGATTTATCTAAGCCCAAGTTGAATTATCGCCAACTGCGACAATTGCGATCGCAAGTGGGAATGGTCTTTCAGCAATTTAATTTGTTTCCACACTTGAGTGTATTAGAGAATCTGACGATCGCGCAGCGGAAAGTCTTAGGTAAATCAGCCAAAGAAAGCGCGCAACTTGCAGCATTTTATTTAGAAAAAGTCGGGTTATTTGATAAAGCCAGCGCCTACCCCGAACAACTTTCTGGCGGACAAAAGCAAAGAGTTGCGATCGCGCGAAGTTTGTGTATGAATCCGCAGGTAATTTTATTTGACGAACCAACTAGCGCCTTAGATCCTGAACTTGTCTGTGAGGTTTTGCAGGTAATGCAACAACTAGCTGCGGATGGAATGACAATGGTTGTTGTTACTCATGAAATGCAGTTCGCACGAGAAGTTGCAAGTCGAGTTATGTTTTTAAATCAAGGTCAAGTTGAGGAACAAGGTTCAGCGCGAGAAGTGTTAACGCATCCTAAAAGCGATCGCTTACGTGCGTTTTTGAGTCGTTTGAATGAAGGAGTTAGGAGTTAA